From the Montipora capricornis isolate CH-2021 chromosome 2, ASM3666992v2, whole genome shotgun sequence genome, one window contains:
- the LOC138031891 gene encoding zinc finger protein Gfi-1b-like isoform X2 codes for MPKSFLIKQSVSSKFEITHKLRKTKAPLDGIYLGEQFERKVKATENNNCQTDSNRDKETCETDTKPTFHFNGLTLDSGHRQMPNFSSFKDQHNREPSWKTSSIPLWTCFQQTPGGARSFMRWMQQWTQTRRLQATIPGIPLGSYRGAYQLCGVMMPQEGSTYHANAETEEKQSRSENIHQVNYTCSNMGKVHEVANERRPRGMTKQLYHCEICDKVFNNSISLKQHMIVHSSKKPFHCISCGKSFKRSSTLSTHMLIHSDTRPFECQFCGKRFHQKSDMKKHTYIHTGEKPHQCSFCGKSFSQSSNLITHCRKHKGFKPFSCDDCGVSFMRKVDLRRHMYTHEIED; via the exons ATGCCGAAATCTTTCCTTATCAAGCAGAGTGTTTCTTCAAAATTTGAGATTACtcataaattaagaaaaacaaaagcacCGCTCG ATGGAATTTACCTCGGTGAGCAGTTCGAGAGAAAAGTCAAGGCGACTGAAAACAACAATTGCCAGACGGATAGCAACCGGGATAAGGAAACTTGTGAAACGGATACAAAGCCAACTTTTCATTTCAATG GTTTGACTTTGGATTCAGGACATAGGCAAATGCCAAATTTTTCATCGTTTAAAGATCAACATAACCGTGAACCGTCCTGGAAAACTTCTTCTATCCCCCTGTGGACTTGCTTTCAGCAGACCCCTGGGGGAGCCAGGTCCTTTATGCGCTGGATGCAACAGTGGACACAAACGAGGCGGCTCCAAGCAACTATCCCTGGGATTCCCCTTGGAAGCTATCGTGGGGCCTATCAACTCTGTGGTGTAATGATGCCCCAAGAAGGATCTACTTACCATGCAAACGCcgaaaccgaagaaaaacagtCTCGTAGCGAAAATATACACCAAGTAAACTACACCTGCAGTAACATGGGGAAAGTACACGAGGTAGCAAATGAACGCAGACCGAGGGGTATGACGAAACAGCTATATCACTGCGAAATATGCGACAAAGTCTTCAATAATTCCATCAGTTTGAAGCAGCACATGATCGTGCACTCAAGCAAAAAGCCATTCCACTGCATATCGTGCGGTAAGAGTTTCAAGCGGTCATCCACGCTCTCCACGCACATGTTGATTCACTCGGACACGCGCCCGTTCGAGTGCCAGTTCTGCGGCAAGAGATTTCATCAGAAGTCCGACATGAAGAAACATACGTACATCCACACGGGCGAGAAACCACACCAGTGCAGCTTCTGCGGCAAGTCCTTTAGCCAGTCGTCCAATCTCATTACACATTGTCGGAAACACAAGGGTTTCAAGCCGTTCTCATGCGATGACTGTGGCGTATCGTTCATGCGCAAAGTGGACTTGAGAAGACATATGTATACGCACGAGATTGAGGATTGA